A genomic stretch from Rhodomicrobium vannielii ATCC 17100 includes:
- the anfD gene encoding nitrogenase iron-iron protein, alpha chain gives MPYHEFEASKCIPERKQHAVIKGPGEDLSHALPKGYLNTIPGSISERGCAYCGAKHVIGTPMKDVIHISHGPVGCTYDTWQTKRYISDNNNFQLKYTFATDVKEKHIVFGAEPLLKKNIHEAFDAFPEIKRMTIYQTCATALIGDDIDAIAQEVMEERPDVDIFVCNSPGFAGPSQSGGHHKINIAWINQKVGTVEPEITSDYVINYVGEYNIQGDQEVMLDFFNRMGIQVLSTFTGNGSYDGLRAMHRAHLNVLECARSAEYICDELRARYGIPRLDIDGFGFEPLSGSLRKIGLFFGIEDRAEAIIAEETAKWKPQLDWYKERLKGKRVCLWPGGSKLWHWAHVIEEEMGLKVVSVYTKFGHQGDMEKGISRCSEGALAIDDPNELEGLEAIEMLKPDVIFTGKRPGEVAKKAGVPYLNAHGYHNGPYKGYEGWVRFARDIYNAIYSPMHQLSNLDISKDEIPTDKGFLTRKMISDATLPPEVVNDPILKQYDGKLDPIPDLRAKTYPVFPKKEPAPVAAE, from the coding sequence ATGCCGTATCATGAATTTGAAGCCAGCAAGTGCATTCCCGAGCGGAAGCAGCATGCGGTCATCAAGGGCCCGGGCGAAGACCTGAGCCATGCGCTGCCGAAGGGATATCTCAACACCATTCCGGGTTCGATTTCCGAACGCGGCTGCGCCTATTGCGGCGCGAAGCACGTGATCGGCACGCCGATGAAGGACGTGATCCATATCAGTCACGGCCCCGTCGGCTGCACCTACGACACGTGGCAGACGAAGCGCTACATCTCGGACAACAACAACTTCCAGCTCAAATATACCTTCGCGACCGACGTGAAGGAAAAGCACATCGTGTTCGGCGCGGAGCCGCTTCTGAAGAAGAACATTCACGAAGCTTTCGACGCGTTCCCCGAAATCAAGCGCATGACGATCTATCAAACCTGCGCCACCGCGCTGATCGGCGACGACATCGACGCCATCGCACAGGAAGTGATGGAAGAGCGGCCCGACGTGGACATCTTCGTCTGCAACTCGCCGGGCTTTGCCGGTCCGTCCCAGTCGGGCGGTCACCACAAGATCAACATCGCGTGGATCAACCAGAAGGTCGGCACCGTCGAGCCGGAGATCACGAGCGACTATGTGATCAACTACGTCGGCGAGTATAACATCCAGGGCGACCAGGAAGTGATGCTCGACTTCTTCAATCGCATGGGCATCCAGGTGCTGTCGACGTTCACCGGCAACGGCAGCTATGACGGCCTGCGCGCCATGCATCGCGCTCATCTGAACGTGCTCGAATGCGCCCGCTCCGCCGAATATATCTGCGACGAGCTGCGCGCCCGCTACGGCATCCCGCGCCTCGACATCGACGGCTTCGGCTTCGAGCCGCTCTCCGGCTCGCTGCGCAAGATCGGCCTGTTCTTCGGCATCGAAGACCGCGCGGAAGCTATCATCGCGGAAGAAACCGCGAAGTGGAAGCCGCAGCTCGACTGGTACAAGGAGCGCCTCAAGGGCAAGCGCGTTTGCCTGTGGCCGGGCGGCTCGAAGCTCTGGCACTGGGCGCACGTCATCGAAGAGGAAATGGGCCTCAAGGTCGTCTCGGTCTACACGAAGTTCGGCCATCAGGGCGACATGGAAAAGGGCATCTCGCGTTGCTCCGAGGGCGCTCTCGCCATCGACGACCCGAACGAGCTTGAAGGTCTCGAAGCTATCGAGATGCTGAAGCCGGACGTCATCTTCACCGGCAAGCGTCCGGGCGAAGTCGCGAAGAAGGCGGGCGTTCCGTACCTCAACGCGCACGGCTATCACAACGGCCCTTACAAGGGTTACGAGGGGTGGGTCCGCTTCGCGCGCGACATCTACAACGCGATCTACTCGCCGATGCACCAGTTGTCGAACCTCGACATCTCGAAGGACGAGATCCCGACCGACAAGGGCTTCCTCACCCGCAAGATGATCTCCGACGCGACCCTGCCGCCGGAAGTCGTCAACGATCCGATCCTCAAGCAATACGACGGCAAGCTGGACCCCATCCCGGACCTTCGCGCGAAGACTTACCCGGTCTTCCCAAAGAAAGAACCCGCTCCGGTTGCGGCCGAGTAA
- the nifH gene encoding nitrogenase iron protein: MTRKVAIYGKGGIGKSTTTQNTAAALAFFHDKHIFIHGCDPKADSTRLILGGQMQETVMDTLRIHGAEKVTLDKVVKTGFKEIRCVESGGPEPGVGCAGRGVITAIDLMEENDAYTEDLDFVFFDVLGDVVCGGFAMPIRDGKAQEVYIVASGEMMAIYAANNIAKGLVKYAKQSGVRLGGIICNSRMVDGEKEFLNEFTAAIGTKMIHFVPRDNIVQKAEFNKKTVTEFDPEAKQAQEYKQLGKEILENKDFVIPKPLNMDELESMVVKYGLLD; encoded by the coding sequence ATGACTCGCAAGGTTGCCATTTATGGCAAGGGCGGCATCGGTAAATCTACCACGACGCAGAACACCGCGGCCGCGCTCGCCTTTTTCCATGACAAGCACATCTTCATCCACGGCTGCGACCCCAAGGCAGACTCGACGCGTCTCATCCTTGGCGGCCAGATGCAGGAAACCGTGATGGATACGCTGCGCATTCACGGCGCGGAGAAGGTCACGCTCGATAAGGTCGTGAAGACCGGGTTCAAGGAAATCCGCTGCGTGGAATCGGGCGGCCCGGAGCCGGGAGTTGGTTGCGCAGGCCGCGGCGTCATCACCGCCATCGACCTGATGGAAGAGAACGATGCCTACACCGAAGACCTCGACTTCGTGTTCTTCGACGTGCTGGGCGACGTGGTTTGCGGCGGCTTCGCGATGCCGATCCGTGATGGCAAGGCGCAGGAAGTCTACATTGTCGCCTCCGGCGAGATGATGGCGATCTACGCGGCGAACAACATCGCGAAGGGCCTCGTGAAATACGCCAAGCAATCCGGCGTGCGCCTCGGCGGCATCATCTGCAACAGCCGCATGGTCGACGGGGAAAAGGAATTCCTGAACGAATTCACCGCCGCCATCGGCACGAAGATGATCCATTTCGTTCCGCGCGACAACATCGTGCAGAAGGCCGAATTCAACAAGAAGACGGTGACGGAATTCGATCCCGAGGCCAAGCAGGCGCAGGAATACAAGCAGCTTGGCAAGGAAATCCTTGAGAACAAGGACTTCGTCATTCCGAAGCCGCTCAACATGGACGAACTGGAATCGATGGTCGTGAAGTACGGCCTGCTCGACTGA
- a CDS encoding sigma-54-dependent Fis family transcriptional regulator encodes MDDTLVLDLDMGSPVDDFTHCFTGECRANVLPILYRLNRAISSAQDLTEPLRIILDVMRETLRMHRGAITLYDRQSETIFIHDSFGLTDEQKQRGIYSLGEGVTGKVVESGKLIVVPRLHDSTDFLDRTKAHEDRKHPKATFFCVPILLGQRVLGAIGAERVYLNPHLFKQDAEFLAAIALMIAPAVELYLIANNDKVRLENENRRLKNALKERYKPKNIIGNSKPMVEEVYNLIGKVASTRATILILGESGVGKELVANAIHYNSASADGPFVKFNCAAIPEALAESELFGHEKGSFTGALQTHKGSFEQADGGSIFLDEVGELSLTVQAKLLRVLQDRTVERVGSGKSIKVDLRIIAATNRNLPEMVENGLFREDLFYRLNVVPITVPPLRERGSDVILLADYFVAKSCEANGRSVKRISTPALNMLMAYHWPGNVRELENVIERAVILSDDEVIHAYNLPPSLQTPKESGTGFGVGLEEKVRAVEYEMIVEALKSSNGNIGTAAQELGLTRRMLGVRMEKYGINYKNFRSGAYKPQNGSGSERSDKVNAGIR; translated from the coding sequence ATGGACGACACACTGGTACTCGACCTCGACATGGGTTCGCCCGTCGATGACTTCACGCATTGCTTCACCGGCGAGTGCCGCGCGAACGTCTTGCCGATCCTCTACAGGCTGAACCGCGCGATTTCTTCCGCGCAGGATCTGACCGAGCCGCTGCGCATCATCCTCGACGTCATGCGCGAGACGCTGCGCATGCATCGCGGCGCGATCACGCTTTACGACCGCCAGTCCGAGACGATCTTCATCCACGACAGCTTTGGCCTCACCGATGAGCAGAAGCAGCGCGGCATCTATTCGCTTGGCGAAGGCGTCACCGGAAAGGTGGTGGAAAGCGGCAAGCTCATCGTTGTGCCGCGCCTGCATGACAGCACCGATTTCCTCGACCGCACGAAGGCGCACGAGGACCGCAAACACCCGAAGGCGACATTTTTCTGCGTGCCGATCCTGCTCGGCCAGCGCGTTCTCGGAGCCATCGGCGCGGAACGCGTCTATCTGAACCCCCATCTTTTCAAGCAGGACGCGGAATTTCTCGCGGCCATCGCGCTCATGATCGCGCCGGCCGTCGAGCTTTATCTCATCGCGAATAACGACAAGGTGCGGCTCGAAAACGAGAATCGCCGCCTCAAGAACGCGCTGAAGGAGCGTTACAAGCCAAAGAACATCATCGGCAATTCCAAGCCGATGGTGGAGGAGGTCTATAACCTCATCGGCAAGGTTGCCTCGACGCGCGCGACAATCTTGATCCTCGGCGAAAGCGGTGTCGGCAAGGAGTTGGTGGCGAACGCCATTCACTATAATAGCGCAAGCGCCGACGGCCCGTTCGTGAAGTTCAACTGCGCCGCGATCCCCGAAGCGCTCGCCGAGAGCGAGTTGTTCGGCCACGAGAAGGGCTCGTTCACCGGCGCGCTTCAGACGCACAAGGGCAGTTTCGAGCAAGCGGACGGCGGCTCGATCTTTCTCGACGAGGTCGGCGAACTGAGCCTCACCGTGCAGGCAAAACTCTTGCGCGTGCTTCAGGATCGCACCGTCGAGCGCGTCGGCAGCGGCAAATCCATCAAGGTCGATCTGCGCATCATCGCCGCGACGAACCGCAATCTTCCCGAGATGGTGGAAAACGGCCTGTTCCGCGAAGACCTGTTCTATCGCCTCAACGTTGTGCCGATCACCGTGCCGCCGCTTCGTGAGCGCGGCTCGGACGTGATCCTGCTCGCCGATTATTTCGTCGCGAAGTCCTGCGAGGCCAACGGGCGCAGCGTGAAGCGTATCTCGACGCCCGCGCTGAATATGCTGATGGCGTATCATTGGCCTGGAAATGTGCGCGAATTGGAAAATGTCATCGAGCGCGCGGTCATCCTCTCCGATGACGAGGTGATCCACGCCTACAATTTGCCGCCCTCGCTGCAGACGCCGAAGGAAAGCGGCACGGGCTTCGGTGTCGGGCTTGAAGAAAAGGTGCGAGCGGTCGAATACGAGATGATCGTCGAGGCGCTGAAAAGCTCCAACGGTAACATCGGCACGGCCGCGCAGGAGCTTGGGCTTACGCGCCGGATGCTCGGCGTGCGGATGGAGAAATACGGCATCAATTACAAGAACTTCCGCTCGGGCGCGTACAAGCCGCAGAATGGAAGCGGGAGCGAGCGCTCCGACAAGGTGAACGCGGGCATACGTTAG
- a CDS encoding L,D-transpeptidase — protein sequence MRRWSAFLSALVAGLVAGQVSALALENWTDGRPVFESDIRRQAEQDEAQRVERRKPVVYPKYMDGGARPDIAPAEPSIIYFNQNEEVGSIIVDTQSRKLYFVLPGKRAYEYPISVGRDGFTWSGTERITRIAEWPSWTPPQEMHKRQPGLPITVSGGLRNPQGARALYLGNTVYRIHGTNNERTVGQANSSGCFRLKNEHVVHLASIAKVGTKVKVLQAYTGGVSQSAPLSSLFSSRARDEQPSARETVRR from the coding sequence ATGAGACGTTGGAGCGCGTTTCTATCGGCGCTTGTGGCCGGGCTCGTGGCAGGGCAGGTTTCGGCACTCGCGCTGGAGAATTGGACCGACGGCCGCCCGGTTTTCGAGAGCGACATCCGAAGGCAGGCGGAACAGGATGAGGCGCAGCGTGTCGAGCGGCGCAAACCGGTCGTCTACCCGAAGTACATGGATGGCGGCGCTCGTCCCGACATTGCGCCTGCCGAGCCATCGATCATCTACTTCAACCAGAACGAGGAAGTCGGCTCCATCATCGTCGATACGCAGAGCCGCAAACTCTATTTCGTGCTGCCCGGCAAAAGAGCCTATGAGTATCCGATTTCGGTCGGCCGCGATGGGTTTACCTGGTCGGGGACGGAACGTATCACGCGCATCGCGGAGTGGCCGTCCTGGACGCCGCCGCAGGAGATGCACAAGCGCCAGCCCGGTCTGCCGATTACGGTGTCAGGAGGCCTGCGCAATCCGCAAGGAGCGCGAGCGCTTTACCTCGGCAATACCGTCTATCGCATCCACGGCACCAACAACGAGCGCACCGTCGGACAGGCGAACTCGTCGGGCTGCTTTCGCCTGAAGAACGAGCATGTCGTGCATTTGGCCTCAATCGCGAAGGTCGGGACCAAGGTGAAGGTTTTGCAGGCCTACACGGGCGGGGTCAGCCAGAGCGCGCCGCTGTCGTCGCTTTTCAGTTCGAGGGCGAGAGACGAGCAGCCGTCTGCGCGCGAGACCGTGAGGCGATAG